Below is a genomic region from Microbacterium esteraromaticum.
CCCGCGCTGCTGCCGATCATCATCTTCTCCGTCATCCCGCTGGTCAGCGGTGTCGCGATCGGCTTCACCGATGCCACGCTCAAGCGCAACGCCGAGATCAATTTCAACGGCTTCGAGAACTACATCGACCTCGCCGACAACCAGCGCTTCTGGGGTTCCTTCGGCATCGGCCTCATCTGGTCGGCATCCGTGGCCCTGCTGACGCTCGTGTGCGCGATGTGCCTCGCGCTGCTGCTCAACAGCGACCTGCGCCTCAAGGGCGTCACCCGCGTTCTCGCGCTCATCCCGTGGGCGATGCCGCCGGTGGTGATCGCGATCGTGTGGCGGATGATCTACAACCCGAACTCCGGTCCGCTCAACGGCATGCTCGAGTGGTTCGGCCTCCCGGGGGTCAACTGGCTCGGCGACTTCTCCACTGCGCTGCCCGCGGTGATCGTGGTCGGCGTCTGGTCTGGCATCCCGCAGACGACGGTGCTGCTGCTCGCCGGCATGCAGGCGATCTCGGCCGAGCAGCACGAGGCGGCCGCCGTGGACGGCGCCGGCGTCTTCCGGCGCTTCTGGCACGTCACGCTTCCCGCGCTGCGACCCGTGATCTTCGCGGTCACGTCGCTCGACTTCATCTGGCAGTTCAACTCGTTCGGCCTCATCTACGTGCTCACCGAGGGCGGACCCGGCGGACAGACGATGATCCCGCCGCTGTTCACCTACCTCGAGGCGTTCCGCAACCGCGAGATCGGCGCGGCGTCGGCCATGGGCAACGTCCTCGTCGTCGCGATCCTGATCATCCTGTCGCTGTACCTGATCAACCAGTTCCGCCAGAACAAGGGGGCGCGCGCATGATGACCAGACGCCCCTGGTACGCCACCGTGCTCATGTACGCCGGGCTGGCGTTCTTCCTCGCCTTCCTCGGCTTCCCCCTCGTGTGGCTCGTCTCGGCATCGTTCAAGTCGTCTCAGGAGCTCAACTCGCTCGCGGTGAACCTGATCCCCGCGCAGTGGGACTTCTCGAACTACGCCGCGGCCCTCGAGCGGCAGAACCTCATCCCCGCCGCGGCGAACTCGCTGCTCGTGTCGGTGGCGACCATGATCATCACCGTGCTGCTGTCGATGCCGATGGCCTACGCGCTCGCGCGGCTGCAGGGAAAGCTCCGGGCGGCCGGCACGATCTGGATCCTCACAAGCCAGGTGTTCCCGAGCATCCTGATCATCATCCCGCTGTTCCTGCTGCTGCGCACGATCAGCCTCAACGACACCCTCCTCGGCCTGATCCTCGTGTACGTCACGTTCACCATGCCGTTCACCCTGTGGATGCTGCAGGGGTACGTCGCGGCGATCCCGGTCGAGCTCGAGGAGGCGGCCGAGATGGATGGCGCGAACAGATTCACCATCCTGCGCCGCGTCGTGCTGCCCCTGCTCGCGCCCGGGCTCGTCGCGACCGCGATGTTCACGTTCGTGTCGGCATGGAACGAGTTCTTCCTCGCCC
It encodes:
- a CDS encoding carbohydrate ABC transporter permease — encoded protein: MSITAERAQKPPQKVRQIGARTRAQRKEAIALVVPALLPIIIFSVIPLVSGVAIGFTDATLKRNAEINFNGFENYIDLADNQRFWGSFGIGLIWSASVALLTLVCAMCLALLLNSDLRLKGVTRVLALIPWAMPPVVIAIVWRMIYNPNSGPLNGMLEWFGLPGVNWLGDFSTALPAVIVVGVWSGIPQTTVLLLAGMQAISAEQHEAAAVDGAGVFRRFWHVTLPALRPVIFAVTSLDFIWQFNSFGLIYVLTEGGPGGQTMIPPLFTYLEAFRNREIGAASAMGNVLVVAILIILSLYLINQFRQNKGARA
- a CDS encoding carbohydrate ABC transporter permease, producing the protein MMTRRPWYATVLMYAGLAFFLAFLGFPLVWLVSASFKSSQELNSLAVNLIPAQWDFSNYAAALERQNLIPAAANSLLVSVATMIITVLLSMPMAYALARLQGKLRAAGTIWILTSQVFPSILIIIPLFLLLRTISLNDTLLGLILVYVTFTMPFTLWMLQGYVAAIPVELEEAAEMDGANRFTILRRVVLPLLAPGLVATAMFTFVSAWNEFFLALVLLQSPELYTLPIALRSFLGAEGQTQLGPLAAGAVLATIPSLIIFGILQKKLTGGMLAGAVKG